Proteins co-encoded in one Montipora capricornis isolate CH-2021 chromosome 12, ASM3666992v2, whole genome shotgun sequence genomic window:
- the LOC138026076 gene encoding probable thiopurine S-methyltransferase — translation MMEEPETTTAEYWKKRWEVNSIGWHRDEVNKMLQKYLDELTGGRSSVRVFVPLCGKSLDMLWLAEQGHNVVGVELSKLAIECFFKENNLKFSAEQVKLVAAVDPVDVYKCTEKPVTIFSCDLFALSEEDVGGRFDAIWDRGSLSAMQPAVGDRGKRYTKKMRSLLADDGNYLLESHYYELDRGNSPPASISIELRNEIFGEDFVLRELEVEKFRRDEARPLSFPLDYHYHLIVPKAA, via the coding sequence ATGATGGAAGAACCAGAGACAACAACAGCTGAGTACTGGAAAAAACGCTGGGAGGTCAACAGCATCGGCTGGCATCGAGATGAAGTGAACAAAATGCTTCAAAAGTATCTTGACGAGCTCACCGGTGGAAGATCTTCTGTAAGAGTGTTCGTTCCTTTGTGTGGTAAATCTCTTGATATGTTGTGGTTAGCCGAACAAGGACACAATGTTGTGGGTGTAGAGTTGTCAAAGCTAGCAATTGAATGtttctttaaagaaaacaacctCAAGTTTTCAGCGGAACAAGTGAAATTGGTGGCAGCTGTTGATCCAGTCGATGTGTACAAGTGTACGGAGAAGCCAGTAACAATCTTCTCCTGCGATTTGTTTGCTCTCTCTGAAGAGGACGTCGGTGGAAGATTCGACGCGATCTGGGATCGGGGTTCTTTGTCTGCTATGCAGCCTGCAGTTGGTGACCGAGGCAAGCGTTATACCAAAAAAATGCGCTCGCTTCTTGCCGACGATGGGAACTATCTGTTGGAAAGCCATTATTATGAGTTGGATCGAGGGAACAGTCCGCCAGCCAGCATCTCCATCGAGCTGCGAAATGAGATATTTGGAGAAGACTTTGTTTTAAGGGAATTGGAGGTGGAAAAATTTAGAAGAGATGAAGCAAGGCCTTTATCCTTTCCTTTAGACTATCACTATCACTTGATTGTACCCAAGGCCGCTTAG